The DNA segment TTTACCTTCAGGACATCAGGCTAAGTTGGCTCAGGCAGTTCAAAAACCGCTTGCGCGCTGGATTATGCCTGCATACTAGATCAGAATACAGAACATTTTCGGATTAATCTTCAAGCACTACCCGTCAAACCCTTGTGGCCGGCTATGCCGAGACAGCCCGAGAACTGCAGTCTGGCAGCCGCGTTTAACTTAATTTGTGCCTCTGCAGACAAGTGCCATAGGATCGTGAATGGTCAGAAGAAAGAGATCATCCCGGCCAAATTCGCTGGCCTGTCATGCCTGCGGACGGTCGATTTCTAGGACTGATTCGAAAATGTCTGTGATTATTGACAAGTCATGCTACCGGTTCGATTCGGAGGACTGCCTTACAATATTCAGAAAACTGGAATTGACCCACGGCAGGGCATATCTGAAGAGGCTGTTAACTTAGGTCCAGGCGCGCAGGCACCGCGGAGTTACCAAATTCTTCAGAATGTGCCGAGTATATCTTGAGTGCCTGGCCGTGCTTCAGCTTTTGTGCTTCTTTCAGAAGTCTTATCTCTTTTCTGTATTCGTCTTTGATCCCGATAAGCGTCTCCGCAATGTTGTCTGCAAGAAGTACATGGCCGTCATCCCCAAAGTCCATCACTCTCCTTGCAAGTATGATTCCCGGACCCCAGACGTTTTGATTATTATTCACGTCGCGCACAACAAAGACCGGCCCCGTGCTGAGTCCGATTCTAACCCCCAAATGATCTTCAGGGCTCTTGCCGGCGTTAAATTGCCGGAGCTTCTTGTGAAGCTGGATGCTGAGTTGCATGGGGAGCTCCGGATCCAGCAGGAATCCCACGGCCATTCCGTCGCCCGTGGGAAGCACAATCTTCCTGTCCTTGGCCACCTTGGAGAAAGCTTCGCATGAGAGGATGAGCGAATTCAAGTCCCTTATCTTATTGATCTGCTTTTCGACAGATAACAGCGGATTTGACAAACCAACGATGTCGATAAAAAAGAAACTTGCATTTACCACACCGGGCTCGAGAGAATAAAGCATGTGCGATCCATAAAGTTCGCCAATCTTTCGGTATGTATCAAAGCAGTGTGGATGAAACGGCGATTGCCCCGAATCTGCATAGGCCACTTCACCTATAATCTGGCGGTCGCACAGCTTGCAGTATACCGCCTTGGGCCTTGACGAGTCGCCGTCTGGGGCAATGAAGTGAAGGCTGCCGTTGGCGTCTATCGTGTATTTGACCCATCTCGAGTTGCCCTGTCCGCTTTGGAGAGAGAAGAGCCGCATGCTTCTCTGCACCTCATTTCCTGAATCCTCCACCTTCAGCTGGATTATTCCGTCTACAAGTGATCCCAAGGTATCTAGCATGGGGGCGGTTGGGCTGTTCCCTGCAATTGTCAGGATGGCAGCTGAATTGCTTGCACTGAGCTTGTCATATAGCTCCGCAACGAGCCTTGTCACTTCATCAAACGCGAACCGAACTGTGAGATCCGTGATTGAGTCAATCACTATCCGGGTCTTTGATGTGTCGACCTGCGCGTCCAGCCAGCTCAAAAGGAATCCTGAAAGATTTTGAAGCGTCTTCAGCTTGTTGGTTTTCTCATCAAGAAGACTTTCGAATTGGGGCTTCGCTTCGCCACCGAAAAATGACTCGAATCGCTCTCGCCTCAAGCGGGAAGAGCAATTCATGTAGAGGCACTTTTCTCCTGCTGATAGGCCACTACGCAAGAACTCGAGGCTGTATGCTGTCTTGCCAGAGCCAGCAGTCCCCAGAACCAGAAGCACTGATCTTGGGATATGGTTCCCGCTTGCCAAGATAAATTCCTGTCCTGGAAGAAGAGTGTTTGATTCCATTCTCCGCAGCCCCAGCGCCCTACAGCTTTGCAGTCAATGAGCCTGCGAGGTTCTCAAGCTGTCTCGTAAACGGATGCAAAGGATATCTCAGGGCCGTCAGAAACTCTTTCTTGCTGAATTGTATGTCACAGTAGCATGGGATGGCAGAGATAACTTCCATTTTTGTCTGCATGGAAAGCGCGTCCTGCGGATTTTCTGCATACGTGCCGTTTACCGCGGAACTTTGCTCTTTTCCTATTGAAGTATGATGATCTGGGACGCAATAGCCTGCGACTCTGTTGAAAAGGAGAAACGATTTTGTTCCATACTTTGCCAGTGACCCGTAAATTTCTGAAGCCAGCTTCATCGTTCCCTCGATGTCGATATCGCCCTGTTTTAGGGTAAGGAAAAGTATGTCTGCAACGGCGAGTGCATTCATTGACCAGTATCGTATGCCCGGGCTGGTGTCGATTATGATATAATCAAGTTCATAGTCTCGGATCAGATTCTGCCTAAGTAGTATGAACTTTCTGAGCTGGGACTTGGTGTCTTCTGAAGTCCCGGCCTCTATCTTGTAAATGTCCTCTTTTTTCACGCTGCTAAACCCCACCCACAACTTTCCGTTAATGTCACGGTTGCCATGTTGCCTCTCATGTTCAAGCAGAGTATCGGTCACCGGTATCATTACATCCTCAACCTCTGCTTCACCAAACAGGTAGTCATTCAGCCATTTCCTCGGCTTCTTTTCAAAATATGCTAGCAGACTCGGAGCATATACATCAAGGTCAAGTAGTCCAACCTTGAAACCTTTGACGGCCAAAAGTGCCGCGATATTTGAGGCAATGGTCGTCTTCCCAGTGCCGCCCTTGTATGAGTGAAAGGCGACACATTTCGTAGCCATGGCAGCAATTCAGACCACTGGAATATAGCATTTCTCACGATGAGTGTTGCTTTATTTCTCGTCCCGTTCGCCTTCGCCGCTAGTCCAGCGGCGAGTATAAACCTCATCTTTCAGCTTGAAACCCTTGAAAAGCTGGAAGTAGGTCTGCCGGGCTTGGGTCTGCTTGTCAACTTCGGACTGGATCCACAGCGATTCAAAGATGGAAGCATCCGAATATACGGTGGACTCGCTGTTAGAATATGTCGATAGACCTACAGCATCCTGAAACGTTGCATCAGCGACGTCCTTGACCTCGACGGCCAAGGAAATTGCCTGGTCAACTATAAGCGTCGTAATTCGAGCCAGGATGAGCTGCTGCAGAAAATTTATCCTAACGTTTGGATATTCCGCCTTGAGTTTTGTATTGGTTATTTCTTTGACCGCGTCATCATGCATCACGAGTAGCCTGACTTTTATGCCGCTTTCCGAAGCCCTGCCGATCTCCTCTAGAATGCCTTCTCGTTCTGCCATCAAAAATGAGTTCTTTGTCGAGAAGAGGATCGAAATCTCATAGACTGCATCTTTGAGAAGTTCAGATATCAGATTTCTTACATATGCCGGATCCCTCAGCGTTTCCTTGAACTCGTTTCCTGTGCCTCTGCCAATCTCCTTGATTCTCTGGTTTGCAGGGAGCGCGTCCTTAATGGCGAGGCTCATAAAGAAATTCTGCGAGTCCAGGTAATCCTTGTTTGTGACTTTCAAGAGTCTGTTGCTGCCATTCAAGTAAGCAACGTATTGTTGCCCGTCTGAAATCAGGAAGCTGCCTGAAAGTGCAGGGGTATGAAAGAGTTCGAAATCCTTCATGAGCTCTTTGCACAATGATAGATTTTCTTTGCTAATCTCAGTAACGCATCTGAACTTCACGCCATTTGCTTTCTGAGACGCTATCTCGCTCAGGTTTTCTGATCTGATCTTTGATAATGTCCCCAGACTCCGGGCATCAAAAAGGCAATCGAGGCTTTTTTTGGCCCGCGTAACCATCCCAGACAGATAGTTGTCGGCGCTCTGGTTGCCTAGGACTTCAATATCGTTGACATCTGCTGGGTCCAATGCTGAAGGTGAGACTAGAGTGAATTATAACACTTATGCGCTAATGACAGCACAAATATTATTAATATGAGCTATTTCATCAGAGTCAATTGCCGATCTTTCTGGACGTACACAAGGTGCCGTTTAGCGAGGATAATCTGAGAGAACTCTGCAAATCTCCTCCAGACGAATTTGGCGTATCACACGTAAACCTCTTTTACAACAAGGAATCAAGCGTCTGCTTTTGCTTGCTCAATGCACCAGACCTGGATGCCGTTGAACGACACCACAAAAAGGTGAATATTGAGTGCGAGTGGATAACTGAAGTCACTAATATCGTGAATGACGCGTTCAAACAGGATCAAATGAAATAGAAAGTCCACGCTAGACTTTCTGCATTCTGCGCTTGCTTTTGTGATGATTTATCTTAAATACTTCGGTCTGAATACGCCTTTATGCCCGAAGTCAGCCGCACCTTTTACTTCCCCAAAGGAAAAGAGGCCGAGATTTCAGAGATCAGTGACGGCATTTATCGCATCTCTGCGTTTGTTGAGGAGTATGGAATAACCTTCAACCAGTTCCTAATCGACGACGACTCCCCGACGCTTATCCATACTGGGCCAATCGGGATGTATGATGCGATTGAGCAAAAGGTTAGGGAAGTCATGCCCGTGGAGAAGCTCTCCTACGTCGCATTTCTGCACTTTGAAAGCGACGAATGGGGAGGCATCGACTTTCTCAAAGCGCCCAAGGCAAAGCTGGTTTGCAGCGACCTCAGCTCGAAATTGAATCTTATGGGCTGGAAAGGCGTCCCGTCCGACCACATATCATTCTGGGATAATGAGAGTCTGAAAACCGGCAAGAGGAACTTCAAATTCATAATGACACCCCATGTGCACCACTGGGACAGTATGATGATGTTTGAAGAAACAACGGGTACGCTATTCCCTTCAGACCTCTTTATTCAGCCGGGCAATAACGGCCCATTTGTCTCTGAAGACAGGTCAGAGTCGATGCTTGGACTTTACAGGGCGATTGGAATATTCTCTTCTGAAAAGCCCGTAAGGCAGACGTCCCGTAGGTTGACCAAGCTTGACCCCAAAACTGTTTGTCCAATGCACGGGTCATGCATCGACAGGTCAATGTTTTCAAGATATGTCGATGCTATACTGAAGGAGGATTTTGCGTACAGCGGCAAGGTTTTGGGCCAGGATGTACAGGTTGTGGATGAGGTATGACGGCCACGCAGGACCTCTAGCAGAATATAGAATTTCCCATGATGCTCGCGGAATTGGTCATGAACTATGAAAGACCCGCGGAGGTTTAGCGTTTGAAATCCGAAGCATTTCCATGCGGATGCTCTATCCAGTGGGATGGAAAAAAGGCAACCGTGAACATTTGCGAGCGGCATCGTGCCGAGACTAGAAACCTCAAAATCAAAGAACGCTAGGTCAGGGTAGTCTGGAAATTCCACTCTGGCATTGGCACGGTTCGCTTCGATCCATTTCTCCATATTTTTATACTCCGTACTACATCAGAGTAGCTGAAATTGGTATCTGTAGGAAACCCGCTAAGCAGAACGCAATGTTTGAACTGCGGTAAAAGGTACCCGCCGAGCAATACCAAATGTCTTGAATGCGGTCACGAACTCACTCTTATCGAGGATCATTAGCACAGCTTACTAGTGACCGAATTGCTTTAGAATGAGTGAAGACCGCCAGCGAACCGCAATAAGCTTACTTTTGACTTGCCAGCCACTTCTCGACGAACTCCTTGAACCCTTGAGAATCAAAAGGCTGGTGGCACCGACACTGGCAATTGTTGTTACCGTTGCAGGTCCAGTGACTGCAGCCGTTTGAGCCTTGGATATCCGGACTTGTAGTCAAGAAATGCAATAGCCTTTTCCAAAGTCTGCTTTGAACCTTTGCCTCGAATGCAAAAAGCATTTTCTATAACCGTAATGAGGTATGCAGGGATGCCATAGCTCATGTCATCAGATGAGCGCGAACACCCCGAGCAAATCCCGAGCAGGGCAAATGAGGGATTAACTAGCAAAGCGGTCAGCGAACAGGGAGGCATTGAAGGCATGAGAAAAGAAGTGGACGTCAAGTCATATCCAAAAGCAGCGGCCGTCGGTCAATTGCTAAAGGATCTGCAGTTTCCAACAAGCAAGCAGCAGATACTGGACTATGCAAACAGGGCCAGGCCGCAAAGTGAGGAGATACTTTCTGCGCTGCAGAGAATTCAGGACAGGCAGTATAGCAATGTTGCAGATGTGGCAGAAGCCGCGGGCCTCGTAAGGCAGTAGCAGGCTAGAATACTGCATATTCAGCCAAAGGGCAAACGGCTAGCCACTCTTGCCGCGCCCTGCCTTTTTCCCCTTGTTTATTCAGCTCTTCGGCATGCCGGTTCGGAGGGCATCGGCTTTTACGAATCGAACTTTATGGAATGGACTGATTTATCAAACTGCAGCGCTGCAGAGGGGCAGTCGGGGTCGCTGCATGCTAGAGTGATGTCAAACGCGCTGGGGCCGTCGGCAATGATATACGTTTCATCCGTGGCAAATCCGCTGGTGCCTTTGAAATGAGCGACCACGTAGTAAGCTGGCAGGCCGTTCAGTCGGGTCTGTGATACCGTCCTGATTTCAAAGTCATACTTGCTAGGCACAGCAGCCTGCTCATGCGCAATCCTGGAAGCTACAAAGTCATCAAACGTCTTGTCGTGCAGCGGGATTTTTTCAATAGCTATTGCAGAACTGCCGTTGTGGAACGCTACAGCTGCGGTGTAATTGTCTTCAGGCGCAAGTGTCCTCACCTTGTAATTTTCCCGGGCGTGCCAGCCATCCGGGTACTTGATGGAAAAGCCGTACTGGTGATTGACGTAAGGATTAGGAAGCGGCATGCTAGCATAAATCTCGGGAATCAAGGTTATCCCCATGAATACCACCAGACCTACGAACATGAGAACAAGTTCGTCATTTAGGCGCGGGGTCTTCTTGCGTGCAGTGGGCGAGGACAAACATCAAAGCCACCTGCCGGTATTATTTTAAGATACTACATCAGGGTTTTGCTGGGACCGTCGATTTGGGAGATTGAACATGGCAATAACGTCCAGCGGTTTAACGGCCCAGACTTTTGCCAGGTTGCGACTCCGCAAAAAAATAAACGGGCTGCGTTTACCTGCGCGGTCCGCTGCCGCCTGTCCTTTCTCTTTCCTTGTCGGTGCCAGACGACCTTGAAGTACCTGTTGCTGCCGTCCTTTCAAACGTCATTGCTGTGTTTGAATTGATTTTTGAAATGTCCCTTGACGACTCTCGCGCGCGTGTTAGGTAGGCCTTGGATGCATCCATATTTGCCAGGACCGCTCTGTTCCATATCCTGCTAGCGGAAACCGCATTGTCTGCGAAATTGCTCACCGACTGGGTGTACATTTCGGCCAGTTTTCTTGGTGACATCCACCAGTAGACTGTATCAAGGTAGTTGGACCACATTTCCTGAGTCGAGCTGATGACCTGCTTCTGCGAATCAAGAAAATTATTTGAAATTTCTTCTGCACTGTCCATCGCCTGCTGATGATAGTCAGTTACGCTCTGGGCATACTGTGGAATCTCCCTTCTTGCCTCCTCGATCGACCGCCTCACGCTTTCCTTTGTCCTGTCAATCGCTCTGGAGGTCTGGAGCTCCTGCTCCTGCAATTGTCGTTGTGAACTCGATTCATACTCTGCTGACTGCATGCCTGACCTTGCCCCTGCACCGGCAGAGGTCCCTGATGTGCTTGACGACAACTCCGACTCGTCTCTTTTAGATGCCATACATAATCACTGACGAAGAGAGCGGTTTGACACTTGAACTCTTTGCAAGATATCATCATATCAAATTGCGCAAGAGCAACGACAGAAACTTCTTGCGTTCAAAGCGGCTTGCTTTATTGGCGTGGCTCTGGCTGCCTTGGACGCCACTTACGAGCAGCTCTCCAGCTACCTGTCGAATTGTCTAATCCCAGCTTCGCGAATAGAATCAAAGTCTGTAGTCTATGATACGGGGCTGGCTAAAAAATTGCCAGATTTACTTTAATTTATGCTTCTCGATTGAGGGGTAGGCGTTAATGTTGTGCGCCGGAAACACCTCAAATTTCGGTGGAGTATACTTTAGCTTTTGAAAGACTGGCTGAAGCCGAGTATCGACGAACTTTTTAAAATCGCCTTCCGACTCCCATACGTCCGCAATACGCACGGTCTTTTTTGCTGCGTCATAAGACATCCCATGAAATACGCCTCCCTGCGGGTGCTTGTGTTCCCAGTCGACTTCTTTTCTTACCGTCTCATACATTTCCTTCGTAAAGCCTTCTCCTGTGACAAAGACAAGGACTGCCATTGTGAACTAACCGGTTCTGGTCGTATTTCACTTTTTCTGGGTAGATCATGTTTTATTGTTGATGATAATGCATAGACCTACCAACATTATCATTCTCGTTCGACAAATCATAGAGGCACAGGTTATGGCGCTGAAAATAACCAAGCCCTAATCCCCACTGAACGCGTTTGAGCAGGCAAGTCTGCCGATTTGAATGCTACAGATTTAGTTTGGTAACAATCAGCAATCGAATTGGAATAAGTCATTCTTATGATTTTTGTGACGAATCTCATAATTCTCATGCTGCCACTCCGAATC comes from the Nitrososphaera sp. genome and includes:
- a CDS encoding ATPase domain-containing protein, coding for MESNTLLPGQEFILASGNHIPRSVLLVLGTAGSGKTAYSLEFLRSGLSAGEKCLYMNCSSRLRRERFESFFGGEAKPQFESLLDEKTNKLKTLQNLSGFLLSWLDAQVDTSKTRIVIDSITDLTVRFAFDEVTRLVAELYDKLSASNSAAILTIAGNSPTAPMLDTLGSLVDGIIQLKVEDSGNEVQRSMRLFSLQSGQGNSRWVKYTIDANGSLHFIAPDGDSSRPKAVYCKLCDRQIIGEVAYADSGQSPFHPHCFDTYRKIGELYGSHMLYSLEPGVVNASFFFIDIVGLSNPLLSVEKQINKIRDLNSLILSCEAFSKVAKDRKIVLPTGDGMAVGFLLDPELPMQLSIQLHKKLRQFNAGKSPEDHLGVRIGLSTGPVFVVRDVNNNQNVWGPGIILARRVMDFGDDGHVLLADNIAETLIGIKDEYRKEIRLLKEAQKLKHGQALKIYSAHSEEFGNSAVPARLDLS
- a CDS encoding AAA family ATPase yields the protein MATKCVAFHSYKGGTGKTTIASNIAALLAVKGFKVGLLDLDVYAPSLLAYFEKKPRKWLNDYLFGEAEVEDVMIPVTDTLLEHERQHGNRDINGKLWVGFSSVKKEDIYKIEAGTSEDTKSQLRKFILLRQNLIRDYELDYIIIDTSPGIRYWSMNALAVADILFLTLKQGDIDIEGTMKLASEIYGSLAKYGTKSFLLFNRVAGYCVPDHHTSIGKEQSSAVNGTYAENPQDALSMQTKMEVISAIPCYCDIQFSKKEFLTALRYPLHPFTRQLENLAGSLTAKL
- a CDS encoding nickel-binding protein — its product is MPIFLDVHKVPFSEDNLRELCKSPPDEFGVSHVNLFYNKESSVCFCLLNAPDLDAVERHHKKVNIECEWITEVTNIVNDAFKQDQMK
- a CDS encoding FprA family A-type flavoprotein, which encodes MPEVSRTFYFPKGKEAEISEISDGIYRISAFVEEYGITFNQFLIDDDSPTLIHTGPIGMYDAIEQKVREVMPVEKLSYVAFLHFESDEWGGIDFLKAPKAKLVCSDLSSKLNLMGWKGVPSDHISFWDNESLKTGKRNFKFIMTPHVHHWDSMMMFEETTGTLFPSDLFIQPGNNGPFVSEDRSESMLGLYRAIGIFSSEKPVRQTSRRLTKLDPKTVCPMHGSCIDRSMFSRYVDAILKEDFAYSGKVLGQDVQVVDEV
- a CDS encoding DUF2795 domain-containing protein, encoding MSSDEREHPEQIPSRANEGLTSKAVSEQGGIEGMRKEVDVKSYPKAAAVGQLLKDLQFPTSKQQILDYANRARPQSEEILSALQRIQDRQYSNVADVAEAAGLVRQ